One stretch of Ornithinimicrobium ciconiae DNA includes these proteins:
- a CDS encoding Nramp family divalent metal transporter, with amino-acid sequence MSDDGVKAGHGERLDDDSGTPARWKIVGPGLVVAATGVGAADMVATLTAGSRYGYALLWAVILGVILKIILVEGAGRYTLATGYTIFEGWRTLGRWTTWYFGPYIIIWGFVYGASAMSSTALPLAALFPAVDLKIWAVLMGLAGFVMVWLNHYATFEKITAALVGLMFVTIVMLAVIAAPNFPEMIKGLVPMIPEGGLIYTLALAGGVGGTITLAAYGYWLREKGWYTPKWMRVMRIDNTMAYVLTGIFVLSMLIVGVEVVQAAGVALSAGDEGLVELADVLNDRYGTFIGTAFLVGFWAAAFSSIIGVWNGVSLMFADFWGNMRGLESGHPDTRIGGKYFKWYLVWLTFPPMIMLFLERPIGLILAYGVLGSLFMPFLAVTLLGLLNGRRVPKEWANRLHTNIALALTAVIFIVLGVNQLWNTIGDVIG; translated from the coding sequence ATGTCAGACGACGGTGTCAAGGCGGGTCACGGCGAACGGTTGGATGACGACTCGGGGACGCCAGCGCGCTGGAAGATCGTCGGGCCGGGCCTGGTCGTCGCGGCCACCGGCGTGGGGGCCGCCGACATGGTGGCCACCCTGACCGCGGGGTCGCGCTACGGCTACGCCCTGCTCTGGGCGGTCATCCTCGGCGTGATCCTCAAGATCATCCTCGTGGAGGGCGCAGGGCGTTACACCCTGGCGACCGGCTACACGATCTTCGAGGGCTGGCGCACTCTGGGGCGGTGGACGACGTGGTACTTCGGCCCCTACATCATCATCTGGGGCTTCGTCTACGGCGCATCCGCGATGAGTTCGACCGCCCTGCCCCTCGCTGCGTTGTTCCCCGCCGTCGACCTCAAGATCTGGGCGGTCCTCATGGGGCTGGCCGGCTTCGTCATGGTCTGGCTCAACCACTATGCGACCTTCGAGAAGATCACCGCGGCTCTGGTGGGTCTGATGTTCGTCACCATCGTCATGCTGGCCGTGATCGCCGCACCAAACTTCCCGGAGATGATCAAGGGGCTGGTGCCGATGATCCCGGAGGGCGGGCTGATCTACACCCTGGCCCTGGCCGGCGGCGTCGGTGGCACCATCACCCTGGCCGCCTATGGCTACTGGCTGCGGGAGAAGGGCTGGTACACCCCCAAGTGGATGCGGGTCATGCGCATCGACAACACGATGGCCTACGTCCTCACCGGCATCTTCGTGCTCTCGATGCTCATCGTCGGTGTCGAGGTCGTCCAGGCCGCCGGAGTGGCCCTCAGCGCCGGTGACGAGGGGCTGGTCGAGCTCGCCGATGTGCTCAACGACCGCTACGGCACCTTCATCGGCACGGCCTTCCTCGTCGGGTTCTGGGCCGCTGCCTTCTCCTCCATCATCGGTGTCTGGAATGGCGTGTCACTGATGTTCGCCGACTTCTGGGGCAACATGCGTGGACTGGAGTCCGGGCACCCTGACACCCGCATCGGCGGCAAGTACTTCAAGTGGTATCTGGTCTGGCTGACCTTCCCGCCGATGATCATGCTCTTCCTGGAGCGGCCGATCGGGCTGATCCTCGCCTACGGCGTGCTCGGATCACTCTTCATGCCCTTCCTGGCAGTCACGCTGCTGGGCCTGCTCAACGGTCGGCGGGTCCCCAAGGAGTGGGCCAACCGGTTGCACACCAACATCGCCCTGGCCCTGACTGCGGTGATCTTCATCGTCCTGGGCGTCAACCAGCTCTGGAACACCATCGGCGACGTCATCGGGTGA
- a CDS encoding MurR/RpiR family transcriptional regulator: MHEDQRSGTSVTVAQLTRDRLGELSAGERKVGRALLSAYPVAGLETAAELATRAGVSAPTVVRFVGRLGFAGYPQLQRALMNEVHAQMGSPLRQYPLLDQMPAGEEFIPFAAEKHAALVRTSFEDLPASEFAAAVDRLCDESLTVHIIGGRFSHVLASYLTSHLQLLRGNVGTVPPDEFSRTSLVADAGRQDLVVVFDYRRYDPSTVRLARAMSAAGARVLLLTDPWLSPAADVAEVVLTSRVESPSAFDSLVPGLALVETLITAVMDTRAEDGRARVERMETVRDDLSPENPSPLPPPSG; the protein is encoded by the coding sequence ATGCACGAGGACCAGCGCAGCGGGACGTCCGTCACCGTCGCTCAGCTGACCCGGGATCGGCTGGGTGAGTTGAGCGCTGGCGAACGCAAGGTGGGTCGCGCCCTGTTGTCGGCCTACCCGGTCGCCGGCCTGGAGACCGCTGCGGAGCTGGCCACCCGGGCGGGGGTCAGCGCGCCCACCGTCGTGCGCTTCGTCGGCCGTCTCGGTTTCGCGGGGTATCCGCAGCTGCAGCGAGCGCTGATGAACGAGGTGCACGCCCAGATGGGCTCGCCGCTGCGGCAGTACCCCTTGCTGGATCAGATGCCGGCCGGGGAGGAGTTCATCCCGTTCGCTGCGGAGAAGCACGCCGCCCTCGTGCGCACCTCCTTTGAGGACCTGCCCGCCAGTGAGTTCGCCGCGGCCGTGGACAGGCTCTGCGACGAGTCCCTCACCGTCCACATCATCGGCGGCAGGTTCAGCCATGTGCTGGCCAGCTATCTCACCTCCCACCTCCAGCTGCTGCGCGGCAACGTGGGCACGGTGCCCCCGGACGAGTTCTCCAGGACCTCCCTGGTGGCCGACGCAGGCCGTCAGGACCTGGTGGTCGTCTTCGACTATCGCCGCTACGACCCGTCCACGGTCCGGCTGGCGCGAGCCATGTCCGCAGCCGGTGCCCGGGTCCTGCTGCTGACCGACCCCTGGCTCTCACCGGCGGCCGACGTCGCCGAGGTCGTGCTGACCAGCCGTGTGGAGTCTCCCTCCGCCTTCGACTCGCTCGTCCCCGGCCTCGCCCTCGTCGAGACCCTCATCACCGCAGTGATGGACACCCGTGCCGAGGACGGCCGTGCCAGGGTCGAGCGGATGGAGACGGTGCGCGACGACCTGAGCCCTGAGAACCCGTCTCCCCTGCCACCACCCTCTGGCTAG
- a CDS encoding APC family permease has translation MASTPHETGSSGSTTASEQPSGAGLHRNLRVWEVTALSVGFMGPVMAMSLNGIGVAGLVGKAVPFTFIVAFAGTMAVAYAFVRLTRYFTHAGSVYALAGATLGPRAGFFGGFALLGTYLFFSACIVGACAVFFDAMLTELGVSVPTWGWLIVGLIAALGALALNLRESKTVTRVLLGIGMVGILTMLALAFVIITRVGSGNAPVSTGLDFGTLLPGDASWNAIMTAAVFGFLSWAGFESGTTLGEETKDPKHTIPIALTLAVVLAGVIYTVVMFAQSVGFGTDQAGQDAFANASSTLTQLSSTYIGAWFAVVISIIAFCVAFASLLSCSAAAARLVFAMARDGFGPPALARTNSTGAPSTATYLVIGLAIVLMLFLAAIGGGPVEVYYWFATIATLCMVVAYGMASIGVIRHTFRPGSPIRAWEAVIPALGLTFLAYVYIVQVEGQEAPYTYFPWIAGAWCLLGLGVIIAFPRLAERIGSRIAQEDLG, from the coding sequence ATGGCGAGCACACCGCATGAGACCGGCAGTTCCGGGTCCACCACAGCGTCCGAGCAACCCTCCGGAGCAGGGCTGCACCGCAATCTGCGCGTCTGGGAGGTCACCGCCCTCTCCGTCGGCTTCATGGGTCCGGTCATGGCGATGTCGCTCAACGGCATCGGCGTCGCGGGCCTGGTCGGCAAGGCCGTCCCGTTCACCTTCATCGTCGCCTTCGCGGGCACCATGGCGGTGGCCTACGCCTTCGTCAGACTCACCCGCTACTTCACCCACGCCGGGAGTGTCTACGCCCTGGCCGGCGCCACCCTCGGCCCCCGGGCGGGCTTCTTCGGCGGCTTCGCCCTGCTGGGCACCTATCTCTTCTTCTCCGCCTGCATCGTCGGCGCCTGCGCCGTCTTCTTCGACGCGATGCTCACCGAGCTCGGTGTCAGCGTGCCGACGTGGGGGTGGTTGATCGTCGGGCTGATCGCCGCGCTGGGCGCCCTGGCGCTCAACCTGCGCGAGTCCAAGACCGTCACCCGCGTCCTGCTGGGCATCGGCATGGTCGGCATCCTCACCATGCTGGCCCTCGCCTTCGTCATCATCACCCGCGTCGGCAGCGGCAACGCTCCGGTCAGCACCGGCCTCGACTTCGGCACGCTGCTGCCCGGCGACGCCTCCTGGAACGCGATCATGACGGCAGCGGTCTTCGGCTTCCTGTCCTGGGCCGGCTTCGAGTCCGGCACCACCTTGGGCGAGGAGACCAAGGACCCCAAGCACACCATCCCCATCGCGCTGACGCTGGCGGTCGTGCTGGCCGGTGTGATCTACACCGTCGTGATGTTTGCTCAGTCGGTCGGCTTCGGCACCGACCAGGCCGGCCAGGACGCCTTCGCCAACGCCAGTTCCACCCTCACCCAGCTCAGCTCCACCTATATCGGCGCCTGGTTTGCCGTGGTGATCTCGATCATCGCCTTCTGTGTGGCCTTCGCCTCGCTGCTCAGCTGCTCCGCGGCCGCCGCCAGGCTCGTCTTCGCCATGGCCCGCGACGGTTTCGGCCCGCCCGCCCTGGCCCGCACCAACTCCACCGGCGCCCCCAGCACCGCGACCTACCTGGTCATCGGTCTGGCGATCGTCCTCATGCTCTTCCTGGCAGCCATCGGCGGTGGCCCGGTCGAGGTCTACTACTGGTTCGCCACCATCGCCACGCTGTGCATGGTCGTCGCCTACGGCATGGCCTCGATCGGCGTCATCCGGCACACCTTCCGCCCCGGCTCCCCCATCCGCGCCTGGGAGGCTGTGATTCCCGCTCTCGGGCTGACCTTCCTGGCCTACGTCTACATCGTGCAGGTCGAGGGGCAGGAGGCTCCCTACACCTACTTCCCGTGGATCGCGGGCGCCTGGTGCCTGCTCGGCCTCGGCGTCATCATTGCCTTTCCGCGGCTGGCTGAGAGGATCGGTTCACGCATCGCCCAGGAGGATCTCGGATGA
- a CDS encoding glutamine synthetase family protein: protein MSQQPDLEPLTFVATSDLTGITKGRLVPSADMTEGTSTGWVPANFGIGVDGHIVEGIPFDSSGDLRLLPDPDAVHQIRGVPGKPDLTVAIANVVHTDGTPWSCCTRTILRDTVAALQEEFGLSSQVAFEHEFADRDGSTAHHPFSWRNFRSAEPIGSHLVTAMKSSGLEPENWLPEYGQHQYEIVIERSAPVAAADRALLLRDMVRDVFATFGRRATFTPMTAPGGTGAGVHIHFSLQSADGSNPLWDPEAPGRLSELGGRFAAGILKYAPSLAAIYAPLTISYDRLKPHNWSSAGVFLGVENREALLRICPTVEIGGQDPEPQLHFEFRAGDIGANPWLLLAVVLRAGMEGLRQGLEPAEVVIGDPEASQITQLPGDLGEALEAFEADTDVREWLGEDLVQTYLAVKRVELTAVADMSDEEKCNWYADIY, encoded by the coding sequence ATGAGCCAGCAGCCCGACCTGGAGCCGCTCACCTTTGTCGCCACGAGCGACCTGACCGGGATCACCAAGGGCCGCCTGGTGCCCAGTGCCGATATGACGGAAGGAACCTCGACCGGGTGGGTCCCGGCCAACTTCGGCATCGGTGTGGACGGTCACATCGTCGAGGGCATCCCCTTCGACTCCAGCGGCGACCTGCGCCTGCTGCCCGACCCGGACGCCGTGCACCAGATCCGTGGCGTCCCCGGCAAGCCGGATCTCACCGTCGCGATCGCCAACGTGGTCCACACCGACGGCACCCCCTGGTCGTGCTGCACCCGCACGATCCTGCGCGACACGGTCGCAGCACTCCAGGAGGAGTTCGGTCTCTCCTCCCAGGTTGCCTTCGAGCACGAGTTCGCCGACCGGGACGGCTCCACCGCGCACCACCCCTTCTCCTGGCGCAACTTCCGTTCGGCCGAGCCGATCGGCTCCCACCTGGTGACCGCGATGAAGTCCAGCGGGCTGGAGCCGGAGAACTGGCTCCCGGAGTACGGCCAGCACCAGTACGAGATCGTCATTGAGCGGTCCGCCCCGGTCGCCGCCGCTGACCGGGCCCTGCTGCTGCGCGACATGGTGCGTGATGTCTTTGCCACCTTCGGTCGGCGCGCGACCTTCACGCCGATGACCGCACCGGGCGGCACCGGCGCCGGGGTCCACATCCACTTCAGCCTCCAGTCGGCCGACGGCAGCAACCCGCTGTGGGACCCCGAGGCACCTGGTCGTCTCTCTGAGCTCGGGGGTCGCTTCGCCGCCGGCATCCTGAAGTACGCCCCCTCGCTGGCCGCGATCTATGCGCCGCTGACCATCTCCTACGACCGGCTCAAGCCCCACAACTGGTCCTCGGCCGGCGTCTTCCTCGGGGTGGAGAACCGCGAGGCGCTGCTGCGCATCTGCCCCACGGTCGAGATCGGGGGCCAGGACCCGGAGCCGCAGCTGCACTTCGAGTTCCGCGCCGGCGACATCGGTGCCAACCCGTGGCTGCTGCTGGCGGTCGTGCTGCGCGCCGGCATGGAGGGACTGCGTCAGGGGCTGGAGCCCGCCGAGGTCGTCATCGGCGACCCCGAGGCCTCCCAGATCACGCAGCTGCCGGGCGACCTGGGCGAGGCCCTGGAGGCCTTCGAGGCCGACACCGACGTCCGCGAGTGGTTGGGCGAGGACCTGGTGCAGACCTATCTCGCGGTCAAGCGGGTCGAGCTGACCGCGGTGGCGGACATGAGCGATGAGGAGAAGTGCAACTGGTATGCCGACATCTACTGA
- a CDS encoding amidohydrolase family protein has translation MPTSTEWLTGLDLVDHHCHGVVESDLDRAEFEDLITESDVPAPPGTTHFDTQLGLSLRAHCPPVLDLPAFASPEDYLDRRTELGAYEVNQRLLRASGITDYVLETGYRPGDILSPAQMGERGAARSAEVVRLEFLAEQVAAEHEPADFLEAFRARLDHALTTAVGVKSVAAYRGGFELDPTPPTGEEVTRAVERWLADSPPGRSLRLTDPVVIRAGWWEAINRSVPVQLHVGYGDPHVDLHRTNPLLLTDLFRKARGSGARFLLLHCYPFHREAGYLAHVFEHIYCDVGLAVNYTGAQSAQVIAESLELTPFHKALFSSDAFGASELFHLGAVLFRRGLGEALDRWAAADGWPVAEQERIARLVCSENARRVYG, from the coding sequence ATGCCGACATCTACTGAGTGGCTGACCGGCCTGGACCTGGTCGATCACCACTGTCACGGCGTGGTCGAGTCCGACCTGGACCGGGCCGAGTTCGAGGACCTGATCACCGAGTCCGACGTCCCCGCCCCACCGGGGACGACCCACTTCGACACCCAGCTGGGCCTCTCCCTCCGGGCGCACTGCCCGCCGGTGCTGGACTTGCCCGCCTTCGCTTCGCCCGAGGACTATCTGGACAGGCGCACGGAGCTCGGGGCTTACGAGGTTAACCAGAGACTGCTGCGCGCCTCGGGGATCACCGACTATGTTCTCGAGACCGGCTACCGGCCCGGCGACATCCTCAGCCCGGCCCAGATGGGCGAGCGCGGTGCCGCCCGGTCCGCGGAGGTGGTCCGCCTGGAGTTCCTCGCCGAGCAGGTGGCGGCCGAGCACGAGCCAGCTGACTTCCTCGAGGCCTTCCGCGCCCGGCTGGACCACGCGCTGACCACGGCGGTCGGCGTGAAGTCCGTGGCGGCATACCGCGGCGGTTTTGAGCTGGACCCCACGCCACCGACCGGCGAGGAGGTCACCCGCGCCGTCGAGCGTTGGCTGGCCGACTCCCCGCCGGGCAGGTCACTGCGCCTCACCGACCCAGTGGTGATCCGGGCGGGCTGGTGGGAGGCCATCAACCGGTCGGTGCCCGTGCAACTGCATGTCGGGTATGGCGACCCGCACGTCGACCTGCACCGCACCAACCCTCTGCTGCTGACCGACCTGTTCCGCAAGGCCCGTGGCAGCGGTGCGCGTTTCCTTCTGCTGCACTGCTATCCGTTCCACCGTGAGGCTGGCTATCTCGCCCACGTCTTCGAGCACATCTACTGCGACGTGGGGCTGGCCGTGAACTACACCGGCGCCCAGTCAGCGCAGGTGATCGCCGAATCGTTGGAGCTGACCCCCTTCCACAAGGCGCTGTTCTCCTCGGACGCGTTCGGTGCCTCCGAGCTGTTCCACCTGGGCGCGGTGCTCTTCCGCCGCGGCCTGGGTGAGGCACTGGACCGCTGGGCCGCGGCCGACGGGTGGCCGGTCGCGGAGCAGGAGCGCATCGCTCGGCTGGTGTGCAGCGAGAACGCCCGCCGGGTCTACGGATGA
- a CDS encoding M20 metallopeptidase family protein, with amino-acid sequence MSDLTELHRSWFAALDTELEGALEVRRRLHADPHLSGQEEPTSLQVEAALGIPMQRIAETGRFVRTGPSDGPSVLLRAELDALPVTEATGVAFASPTGRMHACGHDVHLAALVAVVRAAAGLDLPLGLLAVLQPREESYPSGALDVIGSGLITDEQVSAAIGAHVHPGVPPGQVATGAGVVNAAADEIEIVLTGDGGHGAYPEHAADPVAALGHIVLGLPEVVRHTVSPMRPATVSVGHVQAGEPSANVLPSQARLLATMRTTDARDREALPRQVRRLAEHQAMAYGVHAEVRITAGEPVLYNDPDLVDRVDAWLEHTGVEPTEPMRSLGADDFSFFGELVPSVMCFVGVRVAGHQEDPTPLHHPRFLPVDEAVGDVARALVAGYLAAVELHHRQPPTTP; translated from the coding sequence ATGAGCGACCTGACCGAGCTGCACCGCAGCTGGTTCGCCGCGCTCGACACGGAGCTGGAGGGGGCCCTGGAGGTGCGCCGCCGGCTTCACGCCGATCCTCACCTGTCCGGGCAGGAGGAGCCGACCTCCCTGCAGGTCGAGGCCGCCCTGGGCATCCCAATGCAGCGGATCGCCGAGACGGGACGGTTCGTCCGGACCGGACCCAGCGACGGACCCAGCGTGCTGCTGCGGGCCGAGCTGGACGCCCTGCCGGTCACCGAGGCTACGGGCGTCGCCTTCGCCTCGCCCACCGGGCGGATGCATGCCTGTGGTCATGACGTGCACCTGGCTGCTCTCGTCGCGGTGGTGCGTGCCGCGGCCGGACTGGACCTGCCGCTCGGGCTGCTCGCGGTGCTGCAGCCGCGAGAGGAGAGTTATCCCTCCGGTGCGCTCGACGTCATCGGGTCCGGCCTGATCACGGACGAGCAGGTGAGCGCCGCAATCGGCGCGCACGTGCACCCTGGCGTGCCTCCCGGGCAGGTCGCCACCGGGGCCGGTGTCGTCAACGCGGCTGCCGACGAGATCGAGATCGTGCTGACCGGTGACGGTGGCCACGGGGCCTATCCCGAGCACGCCGCCGACCCCGTGGCGGCGCTGGGGCACATCGTGCTGGGGCTGCCGGAGGTGGTGCGGCACACTGTCTCCCCCATGCGCCCGGCCACGGTCTCCGTCGGCCACGTGCAGGCAGGCGAGCCCAGCGCCAACGTGCTCCCCTCGCAGGCCCGGCTGCTGGCCACCATGCGCACCACCGATGCCCGGGACCGCGAGGCGCTGCCCCGTCAGGTGCGCCGGCTGGCCGAGCACCAGGCGATGGCCTATGGGGTGCACGCCGAGGTGCGGATCACCGCGGGCGAACCGGTGCTCTATAACGACCCGGACCTGGTCGACCGGGTCGATGCGTGGCTGGAGCACACCGGTGTTGAACCGACGGAGCCGATGCGCTCGCTGGGCGCCGACGACTTCTCCTTCTTCGGAGAGCTGGTGCCCTCCGTGATGTGCTTTGTCGGCGTCCGGGTCGCCGGCCATCAGGAGGACCCAACGCCGTTGCACCATCCCCGCTTCCTGCCCGTTGATGAGGCGGTCGGCGATGTCGCCCGAGCCTTGGTGGCCGGCTACCTCGCGGCCGTGGAACTGCACCACCGGCAGCCTCCGACCACGCCGTGA
- a CDS encoding aminotransferase class III-fold pyridoxal phosphate-dependent enzyme, with translation MDPTPTWTDEQWYAADLASVAGVERLRFFPQVVASGSGSVLTTPEGREVIDLSASWTATGMGHAHPAVVAAAELALRRAPGGSVLSGTHPDAVRLARALCERVEVVAPVADRRAYLGHAGTDANDVALRAARHATGRPGIVAFEGGYHGGLGGSQSVSGIHIAAGTTADADLTLVPYPDLYRPWQGDADTLLANTLKRVEGVLADGQVAAVIVEPIQSDGGVLVPPEGFLARLREATQQHGTLLIVDEVKVGLGRTGHFLAHQVEDVVPDLVTLGKVLGNGLPISALVGPAPALDEPAASALMTTIGNPVSCAAALAVLDLLADGTLATSAAAQGDVAATTLETYASSDAAGAAWVGQIRGRGLSLGLELVHPGSQEPADDLVAKTVLAGWQRGVVAYPVRGNVIEITPPLTITPDELQTGLERLVAALDAAVSGEVSDADVAAFTGW, from the coding sequence ATGGATCCGACACCGACCTGGACCGACGAGCAGTGGTATGCCGCGGACCTCGCCTCCGTGGCCGGGGTCGAACGACTCCGCTTCTTTCCCCAGGTGGTCGCCTCGGGATCAGGCAGCGTCCTGACGACTCCGGAGGGTCGCGAGGTCATCGACCTGAGCGCGTCGTGGACCGCGACCGGCATGGGTCACGCTCACCCGGCGGTGGTGGCCGCGGCGGAGCTGGCACTGCGCCGGGCCCCCGGCGGGTCGGTGCTGTCCGGCACGCACCCTGACGCCGTGCGCTTGGCCCGTGCGCTGTGTGAGCGGGTCGAGGTTGTGGCACCGGTGGCTGATCGCCGGGCCTATCTGGGTCACGCCGGCACCGACGCCAACGACGTGGCCCTGCGAGCGGCCCGGCACGCCACCGGTCGTCCCGGGATTGTGGCCTTTGAGGGCGGCTATCACGGTGGCCTTGGTGGCAGCCAGTCCGTCTCCGGCATCCACATCGCCGCGGGGACGACTGCGGACGCGGACCTGACACTGGTGCCCTATCCGGACCTCTACCGTCCGTGGCAGGGCGACGCCGACACCCTGCTGGCAAACACACTCAAGCGGGTCGAGGGGGTGCTGGCCGACGGCCAGGTCGCGGCGGTCATCGTCGAGCCAATCCAGTCCGACGGCGGGGTGCTGGTGCCACCGGAGGGCTTTCTCGCCAGGTTGCGGGAGGCCACCCAGCAGCACGGGACGTTGCTGATCGTCGACGAGGTGAAGGTCGGGCTGGGACGCACCGGCCACTTCCTGGCCCACCAGGTCGAGGATGTGGTCCCGGACCTGGTGACGCTCGGCAAGGTGCTCGGCAACGGGCTGCCGATCTCGGCGCTGGTCGGCCCCGCCCCCGCCCTGGACGAGCCGGCCGCCTCCGCACTCATGACCACCATCGGCAACCCGGTCAGCTGCGCGGCTGCCCTGGCGGTGCTCGATCTGCTGGCGGACGGCACCCTGGCCACGTCCGCTGCTGCCCAGGGCGACGTCGCTGCAACAACCCTGGAGACCTATGCTTCGAGCGACGCTGCGGGCGCTGCCTGGGTCGGACAGATCCGGGGCCGTGGTCTGTCGCTGGGGCTGGAGCTGGTGCATCCAGGCAGCCAGGAACCCGCCGACGACCTCGTGGCCAAGACCGTCCTCGCCGGCTGGCAGCGCGGCGTCGTGGCCTATCCCGTGCGCGGCAACGTCATCGAGATCACCCCGCCGCTCACCATCACCCCCGACGAGTTGCAGACGGGCCTAGAGCGGTTGGTGGCAGCACTCGACGCGGCGGTCAGCGGCGAAGTGTCCGACGCCGACGTCGCTGCCTTCACCGGCTGGTGA
- a CDS encoding SigE family RNA polymerase sigma factor — MRKRERDDEFSVFVRTATPELLRIAWFLTGDVEDAKELVQASLTKTYAAWSRVRPGLAMPYTRTVMVNHRNDTWRKRHREVLVDPHSGQEQDGVDPGRPRAALADHIAAQQDLIDALAALPPQQRRVVVLRHYCDLSEATVAQELGISLGAVKSTSARGLANLRKHYAHTKETVR; from the coding sequence GTGCGCAAGCGAGAGCGTGACGACGAGTTCAGCGTGTTCGTGCGGACGGCTACGCCCGAGTTGCTCCGCATCGCCTGGTTCCTCACCGGCGACGTCGAGGACGCCAAAGAGCTCGTCCAGGCCTCCTTGACCAAAACGTATGCCGCGTGGTCTCGCGTCCGTCCCGGGCTCGCCATGCCCTACACCCGCACGGTCATGGTCAACCACCGCAACGACACCTGGCGCAAGCGGCACCGGGAAGTCCTGGTGGACCCGCACTCGGGGCAAGAGCAGGACGGGGTCGATCCGGGCCGGCCACGCGCCGCCCTCGCTGACCACATCGCCGCGCAGCAGGATTTGATCGACGCGCTCGCAGCACTGCCCCCGCAGCAACGACGGGTGGTCGTCCTGCGTCATTACTGCGACCTGTCCGAGGCGACGGTCGCCCAGGAGCTGGGGATCAGCCTCGGCGCGGTCAAGAGCACGTCCGCGCGCGGGCTGGCCAACCTGAGGAAGCACTACGCACACACCAAGGAGACGGTCCGATGA